The Hymenobacter sp. 5317J-9 genome has a window encoding:
- a CDS encoding NAD(P)/FAD-dependent oxidoreductase, with protein MKNTATPSSSRLARTDLLRSLQKAFGLAVAAEQPGAPSVPELIAQAEDQGRRRFLANSAKLGALAGATGLLAACETVVPEPAPDLTVFRGSNAQGGPARVVVVGAGMAGLNCALKLQKGGVQASLYDASTRAGGRIFTAKNLMGSGLTTELGGEFIDSGHVDMLNLVTEFGLPLYDVESPSETALEKDTYFFNGRRCSLQEVIQAFQPYVARITDDVRAMPNTIVFDNYGAAGPYDQLSISGYFDSIGMTGMIRTLLEVAYVTEYGLEATQQTAINFLWLFSPDTRKGTFDIFGISDERYKIQGGNQRLTDAMAQRLAGQITLQHKLVALAKPADEYVLTFQQASGATVTVTADIVVMTIPFSVLRQVSLNLPLPSWKVNAINNLGYGTNAKLFLGFNSRPWRTNGCTGYIFSDQATQSGWDGSQLQPGTAGAYTVYVGGQVGVDMGTGTPQSQVSRFLPTLEAAWPGTRAQYNGKVERFHWPSNPLTRGSYACYRPGQYTTIAGAEGRPVGNLFFAGEHCSAYFQGYMNGAAETGRMAAQAVLQAATTKKVAMFSRFRRGAVPV; from the coding sequence ATGAAAAACACCGCTACTCCTTCATCGTCGCGCCTGGCCCGCACCGACCTGCTGCGTTCGCTGCAAAAAGCGTTTGGGCTGGCCGTGGCCGCCGAGCAGCCCGGCGCGCCCTCTGTGCCCGAGCTCATCGCGCAGGCCGAGGACCAGGGCCGCCGCCGGTTCCTGGCCAACAGCGCCAAGCTCGGCGCACTGGCCGGCGCCACCGGCCTGCTGGCCGCCTGCGAAACCGTGGTCCCGGAGCCCGCTCCAGACCTCACGGTCTTCCGGGGCAGCAACGCCCAGGGTGGCCCAGCCCGCGTGGTGGTAGTGGGCGCCGGCATGGCGGGCCTCAACTGCGCCCTCAAGCTGCAGAAAGGCGGCGTTCAGGCCAGCCTCTACGATGCCAGCACCCGAGCGGGCGGCCGCATCTTCACCGCCAAAAACCTGATGGGCAGCGGCCTCACCACGGAGCTGGGCGGCGAGTTCATCGACAGCGGCCACGTCGACATGCTGAACCTGGTGACGGAGTTTGGCCTGCCGCTTTACGACGTGGAATCGCCCAGCGAAACGGCCCTGGAGAAGGATACTTACTTCTTCAATGGCCGCCGGTGCTCGCTGCAGGAGGTCATTCAGGCCTTCCAGCCCTATGTGGCCCGCATCACCGACGACGTGCGGGCCATGCCCAACACCATCGTGTTCGACAATTACGGCGCGGCCGGCCCCTATGACCAGCTGTCTATCTCGGGGTATTTTGACTCGATTGGCATGACGGGCATGATTCGCACGCTGCTGGAAGTGGCCTACGTGACCGAATACGGCCTCGAAGCCACCCAGCAGACGGCCATCAATTTCCTCTGGCTTTTTTCGCCCGACACCCGCAAGGGCACGTTCGACATTTTCGGCATCAGCGACGAGCGGTACAAGATTCAGGGCGGCAACCAGCGCCTGACCGACGCCATGGCCCAGCGCCTGGCTGGCCAAATCACGCTGCAGCACAAGCTGGTGGCCCTGGCCAAGCCTGCCGATGAGTACGTACTGACTTTCCAGCAGGCCAGCGGAGCCACCGTCACCGTGACGGCCGACATCGTGGTGATGACCATTCCCTTCAGCGTGCTGCGCCAAGTCAGCCTCAACCTGCCCTTGCCATCCTGGAAGGTGAATGCCATCAACAACCTGGGCTATGGCACCAATGCCAAACTGTTCCTGGGTTTCAACAGCCGCCCTTGGCGCACCAACGGCTGCACCGGCTACATCTTCTCCGACCAGGCCACCCAAAGCGGTTGGGACGGCAGCCAGCTGCAGCCCGGCACCGCCGGCGCCTACACCGTATATGTAGGCGGCCAGGTGGGCGTCGACATGGGCACTGGCACGCCGCAGTCACAAGTGAGCCGCTTCCTGCCCACGCTGGAGGCCGCCTGGCCCGGCACGCGGGCCCAGTACAACGGCAAAGTCGAGCGTTTTCACTGGCCCAGCAACCCGCTCACGCGCGGCAGCTATGCCTGCTACCGCCCCGGCCAGTACACCACCATTGCCGGGGCCGAAGGCCGCCCGGTGGGCAACTTGTTCTTTGCCGGTGAGCACTGCAGCGCCTACTTCCAGGGCTACATGAACGGCGCCGCTGAAACCGGCCGCATGGCAGCGCAGGCAGTGCTACAGGCCGCCACTACCAAGAAGGTGGCCATGTTCTCTCGCTTCCGCCGCGGGGCGGTGCCGGTATAG
- a CDS encoding TonB-dependent receptor — translation MRLLRLSCFLTLAAGAGAPARSWAQSEATSTATIVGTIQTERGGALTGVSITALHLPTGIRRVATTDTRGAFSINTLLTGGPYALQISQPGFRAQVINNVFLKADAPANFTLVLAPDVVAVGTRRLDRTALESVAPVDVIDMRELALAAPRVDNTQLLNYAVPSFNSVRETSADGADHVDAATLRGLGSDQVLVLVNGKRRHTSALINLLGSRPYGSATTDLNTISSNALDRVEILRDGAAAQYGSDAIAGVINLNLKNDNHGGSVMVNNGIHQSGFGYNTTLSLNKGLKLGSKGFLNVTGEVDYRGYTTSPDYARDLNSWPVYSRIRAREDSFLLANKKTAKDYRQRNGDAIMTNYRAVYNAGIELSEKARFYSFGTYNYRRGQAVAPWVLPSANPADLGTQPGFSLGYQPNINTRIQDAAAVVGLDLKLGRWDLDLSQSLGTNRMRYDLDNTLNPSLGAKSPTSFEAGGLQFTQAVTTATASRLFDNVLAGTNVAFGTEFRNDYFEIVAGDENSWKDYQAGQPGASGGSQGFIGFDPTSAIAGSRQNVAGFLDVEADVLKNWTVGAAVRYERYSDFGSALIYKATSRLQATTWLALRAAYNTGFRAPSQHQQLYRQLTLLPTASGTTYSGIYNNQSDIAQVAGISKLTAEKSRNASLGLVLTPTKDLVFTADAYQIDIDDRISLTNEFGAGIAPQLDDALDKAETTSVQFFANALNTRTRGLDLVASYSRTLGRGTLHVTAAANFNETTLRSLNVPTLFRGIQNDEIAGNNFIGQRQLSLITTGSPKSKLLASVGYEGVKWGATTRYTRFGQVASYDFNFDGLEEGSYYLVFSPKSVTDLILTYKPMKGLTLAAGAQNLFNVRPDNLLQAAKNGHAPDGFASAADYQAYYLKTYGTPSTTPYDHDILPHHMVQMGANGAFFYLKATYAFGQ, via the coding sequence ATGCGTTTACTTCGACTCTCTTGTTTTCTGACTTTGGCGGCCGGTGCTGGCGCTCCAGCCCGTAGTTGGGCCCAAAGCGAAGCCACCAGCACAGCCACCATTGTCGGCACAATTCAGACCGAAAGGGGAGGGGCACTCACGGGCGTGTCGATTACGGCGCTGCATCTGCCCACGGGCATCCGGCGCGTAGCCACTACCGATACGCGGGGAGCATTTAGCATTAATACTCTGCTCACGGGCGGGCCGTATGCGCTGCAAATCAGCCAGCCGGGCTTCCGCGCGCAAGTCATCAACAACGTGTTTCTGAAGGCCGACGCACCGGCCAACTTCACTTTGGTGCTGGCCCCCGACGTGGTGGCGGTAGGCACGCGCCGCCTCGACCGCACGGCCCTGGAGTCGGTGGCGCCCGTGGACGTGATTGACATGCGCGAACTGGCCCTGGCGGCTCCGCGCGTCGACAACACGCAGCTGCTCAACTACGCGGTGCCGTCGTTCAACTCGGTGCGCGAAACTTCGGCCGACGGCGCCGACCACGTGGACGCCGCCACGCTCCGCGGCCTGGGCTCCGACCAAGTGCTGGTGCTCGTGAACGGCAAGCGGCGCCATACGTCGGCCCTCATCAACCTGCTGGGCAGCCGGCCCTACGGCAGCGCCACCACCGACCTGAACACCATCTCTTCGAACGCCCTGGACCGGGTGGAAATCCTGCGCGACGGCGCGGCGGCCCAGTACGGCTCCGACGCCATTGCGGGCGTTATCAACCTCAATCTGAAAAACGACAACCACGGCGGCAGCGTCATGGTCAACAACGGCATCCATCAGTCGGGCTTTGGCTACAACACCACGCTGAGCCTCAACAAAGGCCTGAAACTGGGCAGCAAAGGCTTCCTGAACGTAACCGGCGAAGTGGACTACCGCGGCTACACCACCAGCCCCGACTACGCCCGCGACCTGAATTCCTGGCCCGTGTACTCCCGCATTCGGGCCCGCGAAGACTCCTTCCTGCTGGCCAACAAGAAAACGGCCAAGGACTACCGCCAGCGCAACGGCGACGCCATCATGACTAACTACCGGGCCGTGTACAACGCCGGCATCGAGCTGTCGGAGAAGGCGCGCTTTTATTCTTTCGGTACCTACAACTACCGGCGTGGCCAGGCCGTGGCGCCCTGGGTGCTGCCCAGCGCCAACCCCGCCGACCTGGGCACGCAGCCGGGCTTCAGCCTGGGCTACCAGCCCAACATCAATACCCGCATTCAGGACGCGGCTGCCGTGGTGGGCCTCGACCTCAAGCTGGGCCGCTGGGACCTGGACCTGAGCCAGAGCCTCGGCACCAACCGCATGCGCTACGACCTCGACAACACCCTCAACCCCTCGCTGGGCGCCAAGTCGCCTACCTCGTTTGAGGCCGGCGGGCTGCAGTTTACCCAGGCCGTGACCACCGCCACGGCCAGTCGCCTGTTCGACAACGTATTGGCCGGCACCAACGTGGCTTTCGGTACCGAGTTTCGCAACGACTACTTTGAGATTGTGGCCGGCGACGAAAACTCCTGGAAAGACTACCAGGCGGGCCAGCCGGGCGCCTCGGGGGGCTCGCAGGGCTTCATCGGCTTCGACCCCACCTCGGCCATTGCGGGCAGCCGCCAGAACGTGGCCGGCTTTCTGGACGTGGAAGCCGACGTGCTGAAAAACTGGACCGTGGGCGCCGCTGTGCGCTACGAGCGGTATTCCGACTTTGGCTCGGCCCTCATCTACAAAGCCACCTCGCGCCTGCAGGCCACCACGTGGCTGGCCCTGCGCGCGGCCTACAACACTGGCTTCCGGGCGCCCTCGCAGCACCAGCAGCTGTACAGGCAGCTCACGCTGCTGCCCACGGCCAGCGGCACCACCTACTCGGGCATCTACAACAACCAGAGCGACATTGCGCAGGTGGCCGGCATCAGCAAGCTCACGGCCGAGAAGTCGCGCAACGCCAGCCTGGGCCTGGTGCTCACGCCCACCAAAGACCTGGTTTTCACGGCCGACGCGTACCAGATTGACATCGATGACCGCATCTCGCTCACCAACGAGTTTGGCGCCGGCATTGCGCCGCAGCTCGACGACGCCCTCGACAAGGCCGAAACCACGAGCGTGCAGTTCTTCGCTAACGCCCTGAACACCCGCACCCGCGGCCTCGACTTGGTGGCCAGCTACAGCCGCACCTTGGGCCGCGGTACGCTGCACGTCACCGCCGCCGCCAACTTCAACGAAACTACCCTGCGCAGCCTCAACGTGCCCACGCTGTTTCGGGGCATCCAGAACGATGAAATTGCCGGCAACAACTTCATCGGCCAGCGCCAGCTGTCGCTCATCACCACGGGCAGCCCCAAAAGCAAGCTGCTGGCCAGCGTGGGCTACGAGGGCGTGAAATGGGGCGCCACGACCCGCTACACCCGCTTCGGCCAGGTGGCGTCCTACGATTTCAACTTCGACGGGCTGGAAGAGGGAAGCTACTACTTGGTGTTCAGCCCTAAGTCCGTCACCGACCTTATCCTCACCTACAAGCCCATGAAAGGACTGACCCTGGCCGCCGGTGCCCAGAACCTGTTCAACGTGCGGCCCGACAACCTGCTGCAGGCCGCCAAAAACGGGCACGCCCCCGACGGCTTCGCCTCGGCGGCCGACTACCAGGCCTACTACCTCAAAACCTACGGCACGCCCTCTACCACGCCCTATGACCACGACATTCTGCCCCACCACATGGTGCAGATGGGCGCCAACGGAGCTTTCTTCTACCTGAAAGCAACTTACGCCTTTGGGCAATAA
- a CDS encoding bifunctional UDP-N-acetylmuramoyl-tripeptide:D-alanyl-D-alanine ligase/alanine racemase has protein sequence MFPFSSLPALLAGHLLQAPADPAAEVRHLLLDSRRVGLSAGALFFALRGPSHDGHRYLPALYAQGVRLFVVEEGKDLPGGLAAYPEAGIMAVASPLAALQALAAAHRARFSGPVLAITGSNGKTIVKEWLAQLLSPDEDICRSPRSYNSQVGVPLSVWELNPSRHTLGIFEAGISEVGEMARLAGIIQPTEGLFTTLGTAHDAGFASHEQKLLEKLKLFEGPGFQRLFYCADQPLVQAAVSRLGLPGFSWTRQAGQTADLFFEAQPVTDGRTRWLTHAAAGGGDAEFTLPFADEPSVENALHCLAVLLHRGLDPAEIQRRLARLHPVAMRLEMKLGRHDSYLLDDTYNNDLAGLSLALNALARQPRPGRRTLILSDVLESGLTGEELYAQVAALLPAAGVTRLIGIGEAIGQQQRVFPEGLAAEYFQSTEAFLAQLDPAAFAREVVLVKGARRFGFERIVAALQAQQHGTVLEVNLDALSHNLQHYRRQLQPGTKLMVMVKAFAYGAGSYEVASLLEFQRADYLAVAYADEGIALREAGISLPIMVMNPAPDSFATLRQYRLEPEIYSFEMLDEFLMAFDTSVSETLLVSPLPVPKIHLKLDTGMRRLGFDDADLPALLARLREHAARLPVASVMTHLAAADEAAHDGFTQEQLATFRRMAAAIEEALGHAVLKHALNSAGILRFPEAHFDMVRLGIGLYGVDASGRDTDALRPVSQLRTTISQIKTLPAGHTVGYGRRGTAADTERRIATLAIGYADGYDRRFGNGAGMVLIRGQRAPLVGSVCMDMCMVDVTHIAGVRAGDVALIFGEGLPLPELAGRIGTIPYELLTNVSERVKRVFVSE, from the coding sequence GTGTTCCCCTTTTCCTCGCTGCCGGCGCTGCTCGCCGGCCACCTGCTGCAAGCCCCCGCCGACCCCGCCGCCGAGGTGCGCCACCTGCTGCTCGACAGCCGGCGCGTGGGCCTGTCCGCCGGTGCCCTGTTTTTTGCTCTGCGCGGCCCCAGCCACGACGGCCACCGCTACCTGCCGGCCCTTTATGCCCAGGGCGTGCGCCTCTTCGTGGTGGAAGAAGGAAAGGACCTGCCGGGCGGCCTTGCGGCCTATCCCGAAGCCGGTATCATGGCCGTGGCCAGCCCGCTCGCGGCGCTACAAGCCCTGGCCGCCGCTCACCGTGCCCGCTTCAGCGGCCCGGTGCTGGCCATCACCGGCTCCAATGGCAAAACCATTGTGAAAGAATGGCTGGCCCAATTGCTCAGCCCTGACGAAGACATCTGCCGCTCGCCGCGCTCCTACAACTCGCAAGTGGGCGTGCCGCTGAGCGTGTGGGAGCTGAACCCCAGCCGGCACACGCTCGGCATCTTTGAAGCCGGCATTTCGGAAGTGGGAGAGATGGCGCGGCTGGCCGGCATCATTCAGCCCACCGAGGGCTTGTTCACCACCCTCGGCACGGCCCACGACGCCGGCTTTGCTTCCCACGAACAAAAGCTGCTGGAGAAGCTGAAGCTATTTGAGGGCCCCGGCTTCCAGCGCCTGTTCTATTGCGCCGACCAGCCGCTGGTGCAGGCCGCCGTTTCGCGCCTTGGGCTGCCCGGTTTCAGCTGGACGCGCCAGGCGGGCCAAACGGCCGACCTGTTTTTCGAAGCGCAGCCCGTCACCGACGGCCGCACCCGCTGGCTAACCCACGCCGCGGCCGGTGGGGGAGACGCGGAGTTCACCCTGCCCTTCGCCGACGAGCCCTCGGTAGAAAATGCCCTGCACTGCCTGGCCGTGCTGCTGCACCGCGGCCTGGACCCAGCCGAAATCCAGCGCCGCCTGGCCCGCCTGCACCCCGTGGCCATGCGCCTGGAAATGAAGCTGGGCCGCCACGACTCCTACCTGCTCGACGATACCTATAATAACGACCTGGCCGGCCTCTCGCTGGCCCTCAATGCCTTGGCCCGGCAGCCGCGACCGGGGCGCCGCACCCTCATTCTGAGCGACGTGTTGGAGTCGGGCCTCACGGGTGAGGAGCTGTATGCCCAGGTAGCCGCCCTGCTGCCCGCGGCGGGCGTTACGCGGCTCATCGGCATCGGCGAAGCCATCGGCCAGCAGCAAAGAGTGTTTCCGGAAGGCCTGGCGGCCGAGTATTTCCAGAGCACCGAGGCGTTTCTTGCCCAACTCGACCCCGCCGCCTTTGCCCGCGAAGTGGTGCTGGTGAAGGGCGCCCGCCGCTTCGGCTTTGAGCGAATTGTGGCGGCCCTGCAGGCCCAGCAGCACGGCACAGTGTTGGAAGTCAACCTCGATGCGCTGAGCCACAATCTGCAGCACTACCGGCGCCAGCTTCAGCCCGGCACCAAGCTCATGGTGATGGTGAAGGCCTTCGCCTACGGCGCGGGCTCCTACGAAGTGGCCAGCCTGCTCGAATTTCAGCGGGCCGACTACCTGGCCGTGGCGTACGCCGACGAAGGCATTGCCCTGCGCGAGGCCGGCATCAGCCTGCCCATCATGGTGATGAACCCAGCACCGGACTCCTTCGCCACCCTACGCCAGTACCGCCTGGAGCCCGAGATATACTCCTTTGAGATGCTCGATGAGTTTCTGATGGCGTTTGATACCTCCGTGAGTGAGACTCTATTGGTCAGCCCGCTGCCGGTGCCCAAAATACACCTCAAGCTCGACACCGGCATGCGCCGCCTCGGCTTCGACGACGCCGACCTGCCGGCCCTGCTGGCCCGCTTGCGCGAGCACGCCGCCCGCCTGCCCGTGGCCAGCGTGATGACCCACCTGGCCGCCGCCGATGAAGCTGCGCACGACGGTTTCACGCAGGAACAGCTGGCGACCTTTCGCCGCATGGCCGCCGCCATAGAAGAAGCTTTGGGCCACGCGGTGCTCAAGCATGCGCTGAACTCGGCCGGCATTCTGCGCTTTCCGGAGGCGCATTTCGACATGGTGCGCCTGGGCATCGGCCTTTACGGCGTGGACGCCAGCGGCCGCGACACCGACGCCCTGCGCCCCGTTAGCCAGCTGCGCACCACCATCTCCCAAATCAAGACGCTGCCCGCGGGCCACACCGTGGGCTACGGCCGTCGCGGCACCGCCGCCGACACTGAGCGGCGCATTGCCACGCTGGCCATTGGCTACGCCGATGGCTACGACCGGCGTTTCGGCAATGGGGCGGGTATGGTGCTCATTCGGGGGCAGCGGGCGCCGCTGGTGGGCTCGGTGTGCATGGACATGTGCATGGTCGACGTGACGCACATAGCCGGGGTACGCGCCGGCGACGTGGCGCTGATATTTGGCGAGGGGCTGCCGCTGCCCGAGTTGGCGGGCCGCATCGGCACCATTCCCTACGAGCTGCTCACCAACGTGAGCGAGCGAGTGAAGCGTGTGTTTGTGAGTGAATAG
- a CDS encoding pitrilysin family protein, producing the protein MRQFFILPRSLRWAPVAVLVLGACSPKATSVVTEPAAAPAPVVAAVPRPTPAGPAFEIPVEYYTLPNGLKVVLSPDHTAPTATVAAYYGVGFRTEPRDRTGFAHLFEHLMFQGSQNLGKNEFIGLIQKNGGALNGSTRFDFTNYFEVVPAHKLETILWAEADRMRGLAITQTNLTNQQGVVKNEVRVNVLNQPYGGFPWIDMPMKANKNWNNAHNFYGDMSDLDAANLADTKSFFKTYYAPNNAVLAVVGDFDPAEAKAWVQKYYAAIPSAPQPPKPDIAEPRQEQEQRFSKDDKLATKPALAFGYHMPERNTPEYYAMIMLDQILLQGNDSRLYQALVQKRGYTDNVSGGINYLGNQFNYNGPMLWMGDLVFDPAVQADSVVRVLDQEIDKLNRTGIDQATLDLALVKIRSAFYDQVSGSDNFGRADLLAAFALFDNDPSRINRLEGEFRKVTPDLMQKTIREYLRPTNRTIITVNPLAKS; encoded by the coding sequence ATGAGACAGTTTTTTATCCTGCCACGGAGCCTGCGCTGGGCGCCGGTGGCAGTATTGGTCCTCGGGGCCTGCAGCCCGAAGGCCACGTCGGTGGTGACGGAGCCGGCCGCGGCGCCCGCTCCTGTCGTGGCGGCCGTTCCCAGGCCCACGCCCGCCGGGCCGGCCTTCGAGATTCCGGTGGAGTACTACACCTTGCCCAACGGGCTGAAGGTGGTGCTCTCGCCCGACCACACGGCGCCCACGGCCACGGTGGCGGCTTACTACGGCGTGGGCTTCCGCACCGAGCCGCGCGACCGCACGGGCTTTGCGCATTTGTTTGAGCACCTGATGTTTCAGGGCTCGCAGAACCTGGGCAAGAACGAGTTCATCGGACTGATTCAGAAGAACGGCGGGGCGCTGAACGGCTCGACGCGCTTCGACTTCACCAACTACTTCGAGGTGGTGCCGGCGCACAAGCTGGAAACCATCCTGTGGGCCGAGGCCGACCGCATGCGCGGCCTGGCCATCACCCAAACCAACCTGACCAACCAGCAGGGCGTGGTGAAAAACGAGGTACGCGTGAACGTGCTCAACCAGCCGTACGGCGGCTTTCCGTGGATAGACATGCCCATGAAAGCCAACAAGAACTGGAACAACGCCCACAACTTCTACGGCGACATGAGTGACCTCGACGCCGCCAACCTGGCCGACACGAAGTCGTTTTTCAAGACCTATTACGCGCCCAACAACGCCGTGCTGGCCGTGGTGGGCGACTTCGACCCTGCCGAGGCCAAGGCCTGGGTGCAGAAGTATTATGCCGCCATTCCCAGCGCGCCGCAGCCGCCCAAGCCCGACATTGCGGAGCCGCGCCAAGAGCAGGAGCAGCGCTTCTCGAAGGACGACAAGCTGGCCACCAAGCCCGCCCTGGCCTTCGGCTACCACATGCCGGAGCGCAACACGCCTGAGTACTACGCCATGATAATGCTCGACCAGATTCTGCTGCAGGGCAACGACAGCCGCCTCTACCAAGCCCTGGTGCAGAAGCGCGGCTACACCGACAACGTGAGCGGCGGCATCAACTACCTCGGCAACCAGTTCAACTACAACGGACCCATGCTCTGGATGGGCGACCTCGTGTTTGACCCCGCCGTGCAGGCCGACTCGGTAGTGCGCGTGCTGGACCAGGAAATCGACAAGCTGAACCGCACCGGCATCGACCAGGCCACGCTGGACTTGGCGCTGGTGAAAATCCGCTCGGCATTTTACGACCAGGTGAGCGGCTCCGACAACTTCGGGCGGGCCGATTTGCTGGCCGCGTTTGCCTTGTTTGATAATGACCCCAGCCGCATCAACCGCCTGGAGGGCGAGTTCCGCAAGGTGACGCCCGACCTGATGCAAAAGACCATTCGCGAGTACCTGCGGCCCACCAACCGCACCATCATCACCGTCAACCCGCTGGCCAAAAGCTAG
- a CDS encoding pitrilysin family protein, with protein sequence MKKLVMGLLSAALVGAGAPHAQAQKAPAPTKKTATKPVVHSKGAARAVAAAKAKAAVKQAPPAGGQPRDFALPAKEDFTLDNGLRARLVPFGQVPKVTMMVAVQAGNVHEGPNEIAVADLLGKLMQEGTPTMTATQLAERVARMGGSLSLSVGLDQTTLYASCLSEYAPELATLMADVVQHPAFPASELARLKADMKRQTALSRAQPGVQARMKFNTAIYGDHPYGRGLPTDAQIDALTLEQVQNFYKTQYGAQRTSVYAAGRFDAPALRQAITTAWAGFPQGPAPKIEVAKPLTKGDLLTQDRPNAPQSTIVVGLPVVDPSHPDYIRMRVMNSLLGGSFGSRITRNIREDKGYTYSPYSSLATRYRASTWSETADVTTSETGNSLKEIMNEVERLQKEAPSVDELKGIQNYEGGMFVLRNSTPAGIIGQLNTLDLHGLPETYLTEQVKNINAVTPQQVSDIAKKYIRPEAMTIVVVGDKKVVEPQLQKFQAERKKPL encoded by the coding sequence ATGAAAAAGCTAGTTATGGGGCTGCTCAGCGCGGCCCTGGTGGGTGCCGGAGCGCCGCACGCGCAGGCCCAGAAAGCCCCCGCTCCTACCAAAAAGACGGCCACCAAGCCGGTGGTTCACTCCAAAGGCGCGGCCCGGGCCGTGGCAGCGGCCAAAGCCAAGGCGGCTGTCAAACAAGCGCCGCCGGCCGGTGGCCAGCCCCGCGACTTTGCCCTGCCGGCCAAGGAAGATTTCACGCTCGACAACGGCTTGCGGGCCCGCCTGGTGCCTTTTGGCCAGGTGCCGAAGGTGACCATGATGGTGGCCGTGCAAGCGGGCAACGTGCACGAAGGGCCGAACGAAATTGCCGTGGCCGACCTTCTCGGCAAGCTGATGCAGGAAGGCACCCCTACCATGACGGCCACGCAGCTAGCCGAGCGGGTGGCGCGCATGGGCGGCTCGCTCAGCCTGTCGGTAGGGCTCGACCAAACCACGCTCTATGCGTCCTGCCTGAGCGAGTACGCGCCCGAGCTGGCCACCCTCATGGCCGATGTGGTGCAACACCCGGCTTTCCCGGCCAGCGAGCTGGCCCGGCTCAAAGCCGACATGAAGCGGCAGACGGCCCTTTCGCGGGCCCAGCCCGGCGTGCAGGCCCGCATGAAGTTCAACACGGCCATCTACGGCGACCACCCCTATGGCCGTGGGCTGCCCACCGATGCCCAGATTGACGCCCTGACGCTGGAGCAGGTGCAGAACTTCTACAAAACGCAGTACGGGGCCCAGCGCACCAGCGTGTACGCGGCCGGGCGCTTCGATGCGCCGGCCTTGCGCCAAGCCATCACCACGGCATGGGCCGGGTTCCCGCAGGGCCCCGCGCCCAAGATTGAGGTGGCCAAGCCCCTGACCAAAGGCGACCTGCTGACCCAGGACCGGCCCAACGCCCCGCAGTCGACCATTGTGGTGGGCCTGCCCGTGGTGGACCCCAGCCACCCCGACTACATCCGCATGCGCGTGATGAACTCGCTGCTGGGCGGCTCCTTCGGCTCGCGCATCACGCGCAACATTCGGGAAGACAAGGGCTACACTTACTCGCCCTACAGCTCCTTGGCCACCCGCTACCGCGCCAGCACCTGGAGCGAAACCGCCGACGTGACGACTTCTGAAACCGGCAACTCGCTCAAGGAAATCATGAACGAAGTGGAGCGCCTGCAGAAAGAAGCGCCCTCCGTGGATGAGCTAAAAGGCATTCAGAACTACGAGGGCGGCATGTTTGTGCTGCGCAACTCCACGCCGGCCGGCATCATTGGCCAGCTCAACACGCTGGACCTGCACGGCTTGCCCGAAACCTACCTCACCGAACAGGTGAAAAACATCAACGCCGTGACGCCGCAGCAAGTGAGCGACATTGCGAAGAAATACATCCGCCCCGAGGCCATGACCATTGTGGTGGTGGGCGACAAGAAGGTGGTGGAGCCGCAGCTGCAAAAATTCCAGGCCGAGCGCAAGAAGCCACTGTAG
- a CDS encoding hydrogen peroxide-inducible genes activator, producing MNLQQLTYLVALDTHRQFGLAADKSCVSQPALSVQVQKLEEELGVLLFDRGPRGAEPTAVGVKVIAQARQVLREAQLLRELVQAEKGEVVGDLRLGVIPTVAPYLVPRFLVGLTAAYPQLRVRVEELRSEEIMQQLKEHRLDVGLLVTPLDDRQLRELPLLEEPFLLLASATHPLAAQATVQPADLQQPGLWLMQQGHCFRNQVLNVCGPASSSGAVTYESGSIETLMELVRRHHGYTLVPELAVLDEVGHNPLLKRFAEPAPVREVSLVVHHGFVRTPLLTALLDLILASVPSRLHAGEAGAKVRWR from the coding sequence ATGAATCTGCAGCAGCTCACGTACCTGGTGGCCCTGGACACGCACCGCCAGTTTGGCCTCGCCGCTGACAAAAGCTGCGTGAGCCAACCCGCCCTGAGCGTGCAGGTGCAGAAGCTGGAAGAAGAGTTGGGCGTGCTGCTATTCGACCGCGGCCCGCGCGGGGCCGAGCCCACGGCCGTGGGGGTGAAAGTCATTGCCCAGGCCCGCCAAGTGCTGCGCGAAGCCCAGCTGCTACGCGAGCTGGTGCAGGCCGAAAAGGGCGAAGTGGTGGGCGACCTGCGCCTGGGCGTCATCCCCACGGTGGCGCCGTACCTGGTGCCGCGTTTTCTGGTGGGCCTCACCGCGGCTTACCCGCAGCTGCGGGTGCGGGTGGAAGAATTGCGCTCCGAAGAAATCATGCAGCAGCTCAAGGAGCACCGCCTCGACGTGGGCCTGCTCGTGACGCCGCTCGATGACCGGCAGCTGCGCGAGTTGCCGCTGCTGGAGGAGCCGTTTTTGCTGCTGGCGTCGGCAACGCACCCGCTGGCGGCCCAGGCCACCGTGCAGCCTGCCGACCTGCAGCAGCCCGGCCTGTGGCTGATGCAGCAGGGCCACTGCTTCCGCAACCAGGTGCTGAACGTGTGCGGCCCAGCCTCCTCCTCGGGCGCCGTTACGTACGAGAGCGGCTCAATTGAAACGCTGATGGAACTTGTTCGGCGGCATCATGGCTATACACTGGTGCCGGAGCTGGCGGTGTTGGATGAGGTGGGTCACAACCCGTTACTCAAACGCTTTGCCGAGCCGGCGCCGGTGCGCGAAGTGAGCCTGGTGGTGCACCACGGCTTTGTGCGCACCCCGCTGCTCACGGCCCTGCTCGACCTTATTCTGGCCAGCGTGCCCAGCCGGTTGCACGCGGGCGAGGCCGGCGCCAAAGTGCGCTGGCGCTGA